A region from the Vicia villosa cultivar HV-30 ecotype Madison, WI linkage group LG3, Vvil1.0, whole genome shotgun sequence genome encodes:
- the LOC131657775 gene encoding uncharacterized protein LOC131657775: MRLGFHLPSRDLETLTLSYLYSTICGIFRNTDAEHIGSFCDFLGEGDAVSAELLAAITAMEKMKEMGFQKVWLESDCLLVIKAFSDISLVPWKIRSRWLGCLEHTRSIEFMITHAYREANFCADLLANLGLALRNYH; the protein is encoded by the exons ATGCGTTTGGGATTCCATTTACCTTCTCGCGATCTCGAAACTCTAACATTGTCATATCTTTACTCTACGATCTG TGGCATCTTTCGCAACACGGATGCGGAGCATATTGGAAGTTTTTGTGATTTCCTTGGAGAGGGGGATGCTGTTTCGGCTGAGTTACTTGCAGCCATCACTGCTATGGAGAAAATGAAAGAGATGGGATTTCAAAAGGTTTGGTTGGAGTCTGATTGTTTGTTAGTGATTAAAGCCTTTTCTGATATTAGCTTGGTTCCTTGGAAGATTCGATCTCGTTGGCTCGGTTGTTTGGAGCATACTCGTTCTATTGAGTTTATGATAACTCATGCTTATAGAGAGGCCAATTTTTGTGCGGATCTTCTTGCGAATCTCGGTTTGGCGTTGCGTAATTATCACTAG